The sequence below is a genomic window from Persephonella sp..
TTAATACTTGAGAAATTCAGACCAATTCCAGAAATAAAACCTGATGTAAAATACACAGGGAAGATAATAATAATGAAATGTCCTTAACTTAAGGTGAACTCTTCACCTAAGAATATCTTTCTAACTGTTTTATCTTCAACTATCTCCTGAGGAGAGCCTTCACATATTACCTTTCCATGTGCAAGTATGTATGCCCTATCTGTTATTCTAAGAGTTTCCCTCACATTGTGGTCTGTCAAAACTACTCCGATGTCCCTTCTTATGAGATCTTTTATCAGGTGGTTTATATCCTGAACAGAAACAGGATCAACCCCTGCAAAAGGCTCATCAAGAAGTAAAAATGACGGATTAATAACAAGGGATCTTGCTATTTCTAATCTCCTTCTTTCTCCTCCTGATAGGGTAGATGCTTTCTGATCCTTCAGATGATAAATGCCGAACTCATCAAGAAGAGATTTTGCCTTTTCTTTCATCTCAACAGGGTCTAAAGCCTGAAACTCAAGGAACATCATAATATTTTCCCAGACCGTAAGATCCCGAAAAACAGAAGACTCCTGAGGCAAAAATGATATTCCCTTTCTTGCCCTTTCGTAAACAGGAAGATCTGTTATATCCTCATCATTGAGAAATATATTTCCCTGATCAGGTTTTATAAAACCAAGAAGCATTTTAAAGGTAGTTGTTTTTCCTGCACCGTTTGGACCTAAAAGCCCTACTATCTCCCCTTCCTTAACATAAAGGGAAACATCATCAACAACAGTTCTATCCCTGTATTTTTTTTTAAGGTGTTTAACCTCAAGAACAGAAACTTTACTCATCTGGCAGCAGCCTGTCTGTACTTTTTGAAAAACTTTTTTATGTTTCTGACAGCCTGTCTTATCCTTTTTGTGTTTTCAACAACAGCAAATCTTACATAGCCTTCTCCATGTTCACCAAAACCAACTCCCGGAGCAACAGCAACATTTGCTTCAGTTAAAAGCATTTTGCTGAACTCAATTGAGCCAAGATGCTGAAAATCTTCCGGTATTTTTGCCCACAGAAACATTGTTGCCTTTGGTTTCTCAACATTCCAGCCGGCTTTTTTCAGTCCCTCAACAAGTATATCAAGCCTTTCGCTGTATGTGTCCCTTGCCTGTTCAACTATAGAATAATCGCTTTCAAGGGCTATTATACTTGCAACCTGAATAGGTGTGAATGTTCCGTAATCAAGGTAGCTTTTCAGCCTTTTCAGGTTATATATCAAGGTTGGGTTTCCTAAAACAAAACCAACCCTCCAGCCTGCCATTGAAAAGCCTTTCGTAAGAGAGTATGTTTCCACAGCTATATCCTTTGCACCTTCAACCTGAAGAATACTTGGAGCCTGATACCCATCAAAACATAGATCGGCATAGGCAAAATCATGTATTATCCACATACCCTTTTCTTTTGCAAACTTTACTATCTCTTTGAAAAAGTTCAGATCAACAGTCATCGTTGTTGGATTGTTTGGGAAGTTTAGAATAAGAACCTTTGGCTCTGGATAACTGTCTTTATAAGATTCGTAAATATTTTTTAAAAATCTTTCCTGTTTTTCTTCATCTGATCCTTCAAGGGGCAGAGGAACAGTAAGAACGGAAGCTCCTGCTATAACAGGTGCATAGTAATGGATAGGGTATCTTGGTGATGGAACAAGAACCATATCACCTGGAGATAACATGGCAAGCATAAGGTGTGAAAGTCCCTCTTTTGATCCGATAGTTACTATCGCTTCTTCTTCCGGGTCAAGCTCTACACCAAATCTGTCTTTATAAAAATCTGATATAGCTTTTCTTAGTCTTGGAATACCCTGTGACATTGAGTATCTGTGGGTTGTTTTCTTCCTTGCAGATTCACACAGTTTATCTATTATGTGCTGTGCAGGTCTCAGATCCGGATTTCCCATTCCAAAATCAATTATGTCTTCCCCTTCTTTTCTCAGCCTTGCCTTAAGATCATTCACTATAGCAAAAACATATTCTGGAAGCCTTTTTATACGGGGAAACTCCTGATATTTCTTATCTTCCATTACTACCTCGTCTATAAATTGTTAACAATATTCTATCAATTAAGCTTTTTTGAATCATTCTTTTTACTTAGAAATACAAGAGGATCAACAGGTACTGCGTTTTTTCTTATCTCAAAGTAAACTCCACACAGATCACTGTTGTTAAGCTTTCCTGTAAAACCTATAACATCCCCCTTTTTAACTGTCTGTCCCTCCTTTACAGCTATCTTTCCAACGTGTCCATAAACTGTA
It includes:
- the lptB gene encoding LPS export ABC transporter ATP-binding protein, with protein sequence MSKVSVLEVKHLKKKYRDRTVVDDVSLYVKEGEIVGLLGPNGAGKTTTFKMLLGFIKPDQGNIFLNDEDITDLPVYERARKGISFLPQESSVFRDLTVWENIMMFLEFQALDPVEMKEKAKSLLDEFGIYHLKDQKASTLSGGERRRLEIARSLVINPSFLLLDEPFAGVDPVSVQDINHLIKDLIRRDIGVVLTDHNVRETLRITDRAYILAHGKVICEGSPQEIVEDKTVRKIFLGEEFTLS
- a CDS encoding aminotransferase class I/II-fold pyridoxal phosphate-dependent enzyme, whose amino-acid sequence is MEDKKYQEFPRIKRLPEYVFAIVNDLKARLRKEGEDIIDFGMGNPDLRPAQHIIDKLCESARKKTTHRYSMSQGIPRLRKAISDFYKDRFGVELDPEEEAIVTIGSKEGLSHLMLAMLSPGDMVLVPSPRYPIHYYAPVIAGASVLTVPLPLEGSDEEKQERFLKNIYESYKDSYPEPKVLILNFPNNPTTMTVDLNFFKEIVKFAKEKGMWIIHDFAYADLCFDGYQAPSILQVEGAKDIAVETYSLTKGFSMAGWRVGFVLGNPTLIYNLKRLKSYLDYGTFTPIQVASIIALESDYSIVEQARDTYSERLDILVEGLKKAGWNVEKPKATMFLWAKIPEDFQHLGSIEFSKMLLTEANVAVAPGVGFGEHGEGYVRFAVVENTKRIRQAVRNIKKFFKKYRQAAAR